From Camelina sativa cultivar DH55 chromosome 20, Cs, whole genome shotgun sequence, the proteins below share one genomic window:
- the LOC104770216 gene encoding uncharacterized protein LOC104770216, giving the protein MMDTTVNELLTRKKAVQSHQIRSGLVASVPTNQQEKAQDFSSQQQQHFPSKNLESGLSFADKVGEKRKRNDESGVMVNTETGSKSEDIIVNLSKIGNRIVAENFGGAREESGSGKQLLEVETLPNAMKKNGQVRAALGNSQNLEADNKSGLCHTSSTVAVQPKTSGPKFNDFEKLREQVNFAVGQTWALYDTADGLPRLYAQIKKVSAPSFGLRITYLEPDPDDEKEIQWFEEDLPVSVGKFRLGENQNTKDRSIFSHVIHCNELSNIRCFSRSCYSFNNRHFSVSPRKGETWALFKNWDIKWCSEPDFHRKNEYEFVQILSDYADEVGVYVAYLHKAKGFASVFFRMGTGYEGIFRILPRSLYRFSHRVPSFKLTGVEGNGVPKDAYELDQAALPEEAIEEIIVPSNSESDIKSKRQAIYFASKGKVFQTGQIWSFYSGYDDLPLYYGRIQKITFTQAFKQDPQIKLHIGRLKSTRFPKDVIAWEDGQMPVGCGTFYARKVLEIITPKEVSHQMIPSTSMDGTEYTILPKIGEVWVIYRYWSCHIDVEDLEFGLYDMVEILDDSLDYKVQLLEYESFFDDDENGNRMFKACTEYTDNEDEGSEPIFTIPKSERIRFSNQVPASRVRREMDGELKEFLSVDYRATPVNVIHCRS; this is encoded by the coding sequence ATGATGGATACCACTGTAAATGAGCTTCTTACAAGGAAAAAAGCTGTTCAGAGCCATCAGATTAGGAGTGGTTTGGTTGCATCGGTACCTACGAATCAGCAAGAAAAGGCTCAGGATTTCTCTTCGCAGCAACAGCAACATTTTCCAAGTAAGAATCTTGAATCTGGTTTGAGCTTTGCTGACAAAGTTggtgagaagagaaagaggaatgATGAGTCTGGTGTAATGGTTAACACTGAGACTGGAAGTAAGTCTGAAGATATTATTGTGAATCTTAGTAAAATTGGCAATAGAATTGTGGCGGAGAATTTTGGAGGTGCAAGAGAAGAGTCTGGAAGCGGAAAGCAACTCCTTGAGGTAGAAACATTGCCAAATGCCATGAAAAAGAATGGTCAAGTGAGAGCTGCATTGGGGAACTCTCAGAATCTTGAGGCAGATAACAAGTCTGGTTTATGTCATACAAGTTCAACAGTTGCAGTACAACCAAAGACTTCTGGTCCAAAGTTTAACGACTTTGAAAAGCTCCGGGAACAAGTTAACTTTGCTGTTGGTCAGACCTGGGCTCTTTATGACACAGCGGATGGACTGCCTAGATTGTATGCTCAGATCAAGAAAGTTTCAGCTCCTTCCTTTGGGCTTCGGATCACATATCTAGAGCCAGATCCAGATGATGAGAAAGAGATCCAATGGTTTGAAGAAGACTTGCCTGTTTCTGTTGGTAAGTTCAGGCTTGGGGAAAATCAGAACACCAAAGATCGTTCCATATTTTCACATGTTATTCATTGCAATGAACTAAGCAACATTCGTTGTTTCAGCAGAAGTTGTTATTCCTTCAACAATCGTCATTTTAGTGTATCCCCTAGAAAAGGCGAGACTTGGGCACTATTCAAGAACTGGGATATTAAGTGGTGTTCAGAGCCAGATTTTCACCGCAAAAATGAGTATGAGTTTGTCCAGATTCTGTCAGATTACGCTGATGAAGTTGGTGTATATGTTGCATACTTGCATAAAGCCAAAGGGTTTGCTAGTGTGTTTTTCCGAATGGGAACTGGTTATGAAGGCATATTTCGTATATTACCTCGCAGCTTGTATCGGTTCTCCCACAGAGTTCCTTCCTTCAAACTGACTGGAGTTGAAGGAAATGGTGTGCCAAAAGATGCTTACGAGCTGGACCAAGCTGCGTTACCAGAAGAAGCAATCGAGGAGATTATCGTGCCTTCAAACTCTGAGAGTGATATAAAGTCTAAACGTCAAGCCATCTACTTTGCTAGCAAGGGGAAGGTTTTTCAGACTGGCCAGATTTGGTCATTTTACAGTGGTTATGATGATTTGCCTCTGTACTATGGTAGGATTCAGAAGATCACTTTTACTCAGGCATTTAAGCAGGATCCACAAATCAAACTACACATAGGTCGGCTAAAGAGTACAAGGTTTCCTAAGGATGTTATCGCCTGGGAAGATGGGCAAATGCCTGTTGGTTGTGGAACATTCTACGCAAGAAAAGTTCTAGAAATAATCACCCCAAAAGAGGTTTCACATCAGATGATTCCTTCAACCTCCATGGATGGCACTGAGTATACCATTCTCCCCAAGATTGGTGAAGTTTGGGTGATATACAGATACTGGAGTTGTCACATtgatgttgaagacttggaatTTGGTCTTTATGACATGGTTGAAATTCTTGATGACAGTTTGGACTATAAGGTCCAACTGCTGGAGTACGAATCcttttttgatgatgatgaaaatgggAATAGGATGTTTAAGGCATGTACGGAGTATACTGATAACGAGGATGAAGGGTCGGAGCCAATATTTACGATCCCAAAGTCGGAAAGGATCAGATTCTCGAATCAGGTTCCTGCTTCGCGTGTAAGGAGAGAGATGGACGGAGAGTTAAAAGAGTTTTTAAGTGTTGATTATAGGGCAACACCTGTTAACGTTATACACTGTCGAAGTTGA
- the LOC104772358 gene encoding uncharacterized protein LOC104772358 gives MMGITSSDDSLTFSSSCAATSVGEKRKRNEYGASSSNPGNGGILHNNRDAGRGAESAQPKISDSVGGPKFNDFSKLREEVNFAVGQTWALYDTTDGMPRLYAQIRKVSAPSFGLRITYLEPDPDDEKEILWFEQDLPVSVGKFRFGKSQNTKDRSRFSHLIHCNGGSNTDHFTVFPRKGETWALFKNWDINWSSEPDSHRKYEYDFVEILSDYADGAGVSVAFLHKAKGFASVFFQKGTGDADISQILPHSLYRFSHRMPSFKLTGAEGQGVPKNAYELDQAVLPKPEALCFRSGGKVFQTGQIWSYYSYYWNFAVYYGRIHKITFTQAFGKAAEFKLHLTRLNPTPFSKDVIKYKDKYMPVGCGTFFVRKGIDVIDPDIVSRQIVPETSMDGKEYTILPKIGDVWAIYTYWSENIDAVALEKWFEYDIVEVLDDALGYKVLALSPASFGNENEGEKHFLRAAEHRQRDWENESELIFTIPKSKILRFSHQIPVTRVTKEIDGDLKELFEVLDSKALPSMT, from the coding sequence ATGATGGGTATCACTTCTTCTGACGATTCTTTAACATTTTCTTCATCTTGTGCTGCTACGAGTGTTggtgagaagagaaagaggaacgAATATGGTGCAAGTAGTAGCAATCCTGGAAATGGCGGTATTTTACATAACAATAGAGATGCAGGCAGGGGAGCAGAGTCGGCACAACCAAAGATTTCTGACTCTGTTGGTGGGCCAAAGTTTAACGACTTTAGTAAGCTGCGGGAAGAAGTGAACTTTGCTGTTGGTCAGACCTGGGCTCTTTATGACACAACGGATGGGATGCCTAGACTGTATGCTCAGATCAGGAAAGTTTCAGCTCCTTCCTTTGGGCTTAGGATCACATATCTTGAGCCAGATCCAgatgatgagaaagagataCTATGGTTTGAGCAAGACTTGCCTGTTTCTGTTGGTAAGTTCAGGTTTGGGAAAAGTCAGAACACAAAAGATCGTTCCAGATTCTCTCATCTTATCCACTGCAATGGAGGAAGCAACACTGATCATTTCACTGTTTTCCCAAGAAAAGGCGAGACTTGGGCTTTGTTCAAGAACTGGGACATTAACTGGTCTTCAGAGCCAGATTCTCACCGCAAATATGAGTATGACTTTGTTGAGATTTTGTCAGATTACGCTGATGGAGCTGGTGTATCTGTTGCGTTCTTGCATAAAGCAAAAGGGTTTGCAAGTGTGTTCTTTCAAAAGGGAACTGGGGATGCAGACATATCTCAGATTCTGCCTCACAGTTTGTACCGGTTCTCCCATAGAATGCCTTCCTTTAAACTGACTGGAGCTGAAGGACAAGGTGTGCCAAAAAACGCTTACGAGCTGGACCAAGCTGTATTACCCAAACCAGAAGCTCTCTGCTTTCGTAGTGGGGGAAAGGTTTTTCAAACTGGTCAGATCTGGTCATATTACAGTTATTACTGGAACTTTGCTGTGTATTATGGTAGGATTCATAAGATCACTTTTACTCAGGCATTCGGGAAGGCAGCAGAATTTAAGTTACACCTAACTCGGTTAAATCCTACTCCTTTCTCTAAGGATGTGATCAAGTATAAAGACAAGTATATGCCTGTTGGTTGTGGAACATTCTTTGTGAGGAAAGGTATCGATGTCATCGATCCTGATATTGTTTCACGTCAGATAGTGCCTGAAACCTCTATGGATGGAAAGGAATATACCATTCTTCCCAAGATTGGCGATGTTTGGGCCATATACACATACTGGTCCGAAAACATTGATGCTGTGGCCTTGGAAAAATGGTTTGAGTATGACATTGTGGAAGTTCTTGATGACGCTTTGGGCTATAAAGTTTTGGCGTTGTCGCCCGCATCATTTGGTAATGAAAATGAAGGAGAGAAACATTTCTTGCGAGCAGCTGAGCATAGGCAACGTGATTGGGAGAATGAGTCAGAATTGATATTCACAATCCCCAAGTCAAAAATTCTAAGATTCTCGCATCAGATTCCTGTTACCCGAGTAACCAAGGAGATAGACGGAGATTTGAAAGAGCTTTTTGAAGTCCTTGATTCTAAAGCATTACCTTCAATGACATAG
- the LOC104770217 gene encoding uncharacterized protein LOC104770217, which translates to MMDTTVNEFLRRQKAVQNHQIRSDLVASTPMNQQEKVQAFSLQQQITIPTKKNPGIHFSGNESSPGLSCAGKVGEKRKRNDESGEMVNTENGSKSEDIIVNLSKVGNRIVADGFGGAREVSGSGKQLLEVDLCKETLPNAINKNVQVGAALGSYQNHEAENNFGLCDTSSEVAVQPNTSECAGPKFNDFDKLREEVNFAVGQTWALYNSKDGMPRLYAQIRKVSAPSSGLRITYLEPDPHDEKEMLWFEEDLPVSVGKFRLGENKNTKDRSMFSHVIHCNELSNTRCFDNTCRFINTCHFSVSPRKGETWALFKNWDMKWSSEPDSHRKYEFEFVEILSDNADEGGVYVAYLHKAKGFASVFFRMGTGYGGIFRILPHSLYRFSHRVPSFKLTGVEGNGVPKDAYELDQAALPEKIEEIIVPSNSESSIMSKRQAIHYTSKGKVFQTGQIWSFYSGYDDLPLYYGKIQKVTFTQAFKHDPVIKLHIGRLKATRFPADVVEWENKGMPVGCGTFYARKVLEIITPSELSLQIKPQTSMDGTEYTILPKIGEVWVIYRNWSRDMDEEDFDYGLYNIVEILGDTLDYYKVQQLKQDSREFDRKKENTLLRAVRKNESYELEGSEPIYTISKKERIRFSNKVPASRVTKELYGELIEILCVDSRALPSHLSAPDH; encoded by the exons ATGATGGATACCACTGTAAATGAATTTCTTAGAAGGCAAAAGGCTGTTCAGAACCATCAGATTAGGAGTGATTTGGTTGCATCGACACCTATGAATCAGCAAGAAAAGGTTCAAGCTTTCTCTTTGCAGCAACAGATAACAATCCCAACTAAGAAGAATCCAGGCATACATTTCTCTGGAAATGAAAGTTCCCCTGGTTTGAGCTGTGCTGGCAAGGTTGGtgagaagagaaaaaggaatGATGAGTCTGGTGAAATGGTTAACACTGAGAATGGAAGTAAGTCTGAAGATATCATTGTCAATCTAAGTAAAGTTGGCAATAGAATTGTGGCGGATGGTTTTGGAGGTGCAAGAGAAGTGTCTGGAAGCGGAAAGCAACTCCTTGAGGTTGATCTTTGCAAAGAAACATTGCCAAATGCCATTAACAAGAATGTTCAAGTGGGAGCTGCATTGGGGAGCTATCAGAATCATGAGGCAGAGAATAACTTTGGTTTATGTGATACAAGTTCAGAAGTTGCAGTACAACCAAACACTTCTGAATGTGCTGGTCCAAAGTTTAACGACTTTGATAAGCTGCGGGAAGAAGTGAACTTTGCTGTTGGTCAGACTTGGGCTCTTTATAATTCAAAGGATGGGATGCCTAGACTGTATGCTCAGATCAGAAAAGTTTCAGCTCCTTCATCCGGGCTTAGGATCACATATCTTGAGCCAGATCCACATGATGAGAAAGAGATGCTATGGTTTGAAGAAGACTTGCCTGTTTCTGTTGGTAAGTTCAGGCTTGGGgaaaataagaacacaaaagatCGTTCCATGTTTTCACATGTTATCCATTGCAATGAACTAAGCAACACTCGTTGTTTCGACAACACTTGTCGTTTCATCAACACTTGTCATTTTAGTGTATCTCCTAGAAAAGGCGAGACATGGGCGCTTTTCAAGAACTGGGATATGAAGTGGTCTTCAGAGCCAGATTCTCACCGCAAATATGAGTTTGAATTTGTCGAGATTCTGTCAGATAACGCTGATGAAGGTGGGGTATATGTTGCATACTTGCATAAAGCCAAAGGGTTTGCTAGTGTGTTCTTCCGAATGGGAACTGGTTATGGAGGTATATTTCGTATTTTACCTCACAGTTTGTATCGGTTCTCCCATAGGGTTCCTTCCTTCAAACTGACTGGAGTTGAAGGAAATGGTGTGCCAAAAGATGCTTACGAGCTGGACCAAGCTGCGTTACCAGAGAAAATCGAAGAGATTATCGTGCCTTCAAACTCTGAGAGTAGTATAATGTCTAAACGCCAAGCCATCCATTACACTAGCAAGGGGAAGGTTTTTCAGACTGGCCAGATTTGGTCATTTTACAGTGGTTATGATGATTTGCCTCTGTATTATGGTAAGATTCAGAAGGTCACTTTTACTCAGGCATTTAAGCACGATCCGGTAATCAAACTACACATAGGTCGGCTAAAGGCCACGCGTTTCCCTGCGGATGTTGTCGAGTGGGAGAACAAGGGAATGCCTGTTGGTTGTGGAACGTTCTACGCAAGGAAAGTTCTAGAAATAATCACCCCAAGTGAGCTTTCACTTCAGATAAAACCTCAAACATCTATGGATGGCACTGAATATACCATTCTGCCCAAGATTGGCGAAGTTTGGGTGATATACAGAAACTGGAGTCGTGACATGGATGAGGAGGACTTTGATTATGGTCTGTATAACATTGTTGAAATTCTTGGTGACACCTTGGACTACTATAAGGTCCAACAGCTGAAGCAAGACTCCAGAGAGTTTGATCGTAAAAAAGAGAATACGTTGTTAAGGGCAGTTAGAAAGAATGAGTCTTACGAACTAGAAGGGTCGGAACCAATATATACGATCTCAAAAAAGGAAAGGATCAGATTCTCCAATAAG GTTCCTGCTTCACGTGTAACCAAAGAGCTATACGGAGAGTTAATAGAGATTTTATGTGTTGATTCTAGAGCATTACCTTCACACCTAAGTGCTCCAGACCACTGA
- the LOC104772075 gene encoding uncharacterized protein LOC104772075: protein MHGELKEGIKRTVGQIWSFYSGNDELPLYYGRIQKITYTQALEQDPVIKLHVGRLKATRCPKDVIEWVDKQMPVGCGTFYARKVLEIISPSEVSHQIIPRTSMDGTEYTILPKIGEVWVIYRYWSSHTDVEDLEFGLYDMVEILDDALDYKVQLLKYESVHDVDDFELYL from the exons ATGCATGGAGAGTTGAAAGA AGGAATTAAGAGAACTGTTGGCCAGATTTGGTCATTTTACAGTGGTAACGATGAATTGCCTCTGTACTATGGTAGGATTCAGAAGATCACTTATACTCAGGCACTTGAGCAGGATCCTGTAATTAAACTACACGTAGGTAGGCTAAAGGCTACTAGGTGCCCTAAGGATGTTATCGAATGGGTGGACAAGCAAATGCCTGTTGGTTGTGGAACATTCTACGCAAGGAAAGTACTCGAAATAATCAGCCCAAGTGAGGTTTCACATCAGATAATTCCTCGAACCTCCATGGATGGCACTGAGTATACCATTCTCCCCAAGATTGGTGAAGTTTGGGTGATATACAGATACTGGAGTAGTCACACtgatgttgaagacttggaatTTGGTCTTTATGACATGGTTGAAATTCTTGATGACGCTTTGGATTATAAGGTCCAACTGCTGAAGTATGAATCCGTTcatgatgttgatgattttgaat TATACTTATAA
- the LOC104772360 gene encoding uncharacterized protein LOC104772360: protein MREAYDYFYLSDGSEPIFTIPKSEESDSRIRGIKRTVGQIWSFYSGNDELPLYYGRIQKITYTQALEQDPVIKLHVGRLKATRCPKDVIEWVDKQMPVGCGTFYARKVLEIISPSEVSHQIIPRTSMDGTEYTILPKIGEVWVIYRYWSSHTDVEDLEFGLYDMVEILDDALDYKVQLLKYESVHDVDDFECENMLFKACTEYTYNEADGSEPIFTIPKSERIRFSNKVPASRVTKEMHGELKEFLSVDHRATPFNVVNC, encoded by the exons ATGAGGGAAGCCTATGACTACTTTT ACTTAAGTGATGGGTCGGAACCAATATTTACGATCCCAAAGTCGGAAGAATCAGATTCTCGAATAAG AGGAATTAAGAGAACTGTTGGCCAGATTTGGTCATTTTACAGTGGTAACGATGAATTGCCTCTGTACTATGGTAGGATTCAGAAGATCACTTATACTCAGGCACTTGAGCAGGATCCTGTAATTAAACTACACGTAGGTAGGCTAAAGGCTACTAGGTGCCCTAAGGATGTTATCGAATGGGTGGACAAGCAAATGCCTGTTGGTTGTGGAACATTCTACGCAAGGAAAGTACTCGAAATAATCAGCCCAAGTGAGGTTTCACATCAGATAATTCCTCGAACCTCCATGGATGGCACTGAGTATACCATTCTCCCCAAGATTGGTGAAGTTTGGGTGATATACAGATACTGGAGTAGTCACACtgatgttgaagacttggaatTTGGTCTTTATGACATGGTTGAAATTCTTGATGACGCTTTGGATTATAAGGTCCAACTGCTGAAGTATGAATCCGTTcatgatgttgatgattttgaatGTGAGAATATGTTGTTTAAGGCATGTACGGAGTATACTTATAACGAGGCGGATGGGTCGGAGCCAATATTTACGATCCCCAAGTCGGAAAGAATCAGATTCTCGAATAAGGTTCCTGCTTCGCGTGTAACAAAAGAGATGCATGGAGAGTTGAAAGAGTTCTTAAGTGTTGATCATAGGGCAACACCTTTTAACGTTGTAAACTGTTGA
- the LOC109131161 gene encoding LOW QUALITY PROTEIN: uncharacterized protein LOC109131161 (The sequence of the model RefSeq protein was modified relative to this genomic sequence to represent the inferred CDS: deleted 1 base in 1 codon; substituted 1 base at 1 genomic stop codon), translating into MEKGRERDRAPSELTSMPNCLFDXNLSSSSFVGEHLTVYMLLWFYCNF; encoded by the exons AtggagaaagggagagagagagatagggcACCGTCAGAGCTCACGTCG ATGCCCAACTGCCTCTTTGACTGAAATCTGTCGTCGTCTTCGTTTGTGGGGGAACACCTCACAGTTTATATGCTTCTTtggttttactgtaatttttag
- the LOC104770218 gene encoding uncharacterized protein LOC104770218 — protein sequence MSNKDEALRAKELAETYMSKSDFTTARRIAIKAQKMDATLESVVSRMIMVCDVHCAALEKSGDETDWYKILQVEQSADNITIKKQFKNLALNLHPDKNKFPGAESAFKIIGQAQTLLLDKTSRKIHDMRRKPVFRRPAPAPSFQPQQAQARPFPTQRVFQTNVNNATATRKMPEHQKKPPQAQPQPTGFDASSTFCTSCPFCSRKYELQREFLDKLMSCLCCSKQFTAFQETFPGPPVQTTFASFQKSKAPTQEATKAPEKQPENSAKVSSSKENATAKNSGTSAENTNGKRKRKKMVQSSDSSCSESSIECNEGPAGGQNSGSTDGQHSRRSVRNKQQVSYKENKSDKEEDAESAEESDVRKKSPENQRPTETLPNGINRKKKIKEDQVGSSRVSDACNVAKDSSSGSASDAEIFECEDPDFTNFELSREVMCFKAGQTWAMYDDMGRMPRFYAIIKKVIRKPSFMLRIQWLEATPDDEKAIEWVRKNLPISVGKFKLGDKMDTSETPSFSHLIHCRIGSRNDSVMVYPRVGETWALFKNWNINWSSGNPRSSHEHEYEYEFVEILSEYVEGVAIEVAFLRKIKGFASVFCRVAPGGGGGSYTFKISPHELLRFSHRVPSTKLTGKERDGVPVGSYELDTAAVPHKIEEEPVPVLRQAAKSNQVHCSPPSSEPDCMVIPNFQFHNFSADRLEGKFAPGQIWSLNRKENDLPKCYAKIQHIVWRPVFKLQISLLEPKPLLENVAHWRDKQMPVSCGNFILKEGRDETLTEVTGFSQQIKAEQHHFRKDEYIVLPKTGEIWALYKNWSVTIKAASLKKCEYEVVEVLDENESNIEVMMLERVDGLISVFKEKLEGGIDVKKKIPRCELLRFSHCVPAFRLTGERDGTLRGYLELDPSALPLHLRRS from the coding sequence ATGAGTAACAAAGATGAGGCTCTTCGAGCCAAAGAACTAGCAGAAACTTACATGAGCAAGTCAGATTTCACAACTGCTCGTAGAATTGCAATAAAGGCTCAGAAGATGGATGCAACTCTTGAGAGTGTAGTTTCTCGAATGATTATGGTGTGCGATGTGCATTGTGCAGCATTGGAGAAATCTGGGGATGAGACTGATTGGTACAAGATTCTTCAAGTCGAGCAAAGTGCAGATAACATAACCATCAAGAAACAGTTTAAGAATCTCGCCCTTAATCTCCATCCTGACAAAAACAAATTCCCTGGTGCTGAATCTGCTTTCAAGATCATCGGGCAAGCTCAGACGCTTCTTTTGGACAAAACTAGTAGGAAGATTCATGACATGAGACGAAAACCCGTTTTCAGAAGGCCTGCACCAGCACCTTCGTTTCAACCCCAACAAGCCCAGGCCAGACCTTTTCCCACTCAGCGTGTTTTCCAGACCAATGTTAATAATGCCACAGCAACTAGGAAGATGCCTGAACACCAGAAAAAACCACCTCAAGCTCAACCTCAACCAACTGGGTTTGATGCTAGCTCGACCTTTTGTACCTCGTGCCCCTTTTGTAGCAGGAAGTATGAATTACAGAGGGAATTTCTCGACAAACTAATGAGTTGTTTGTGTTGCAGTAAGCAATTCACTGCTTTTCAAGAAACGTTCCCTGGTCCACCAGTTCAGACGACTTTTGCATCTTTCCAAAAGAGCAAGGCTCCAACTCAAGAGGCAACCAAGGCACCGGAGAAGCAGCCGGAGAACTCTGCCAAGGTTTCCTCAAGTAAAGAGAATGCTACAGCAAAAAACTCGGGTACTTCTGCTGAGAACACCaatggaaagagaaagaggaagaagatggtccAATCCAGTGACAGCTCTTGCAGTGAGAGTAGCATTGAGTGCAACGAAGGTCCAGCTGGTGGACAAAATTCAGGGTCTACCGATGGACAGCATTCACGGAGGTCAGTCCGTAACAAGCAGCAGGTTTCATATAAAGAGAATAAGAGCGATAAAGAAGAGGATGCAGAAAGTGCTGAGGAGTCTGATGTCAGAAAGAAGTCACCTGAGAACCAACGGCCTACAGAAACCTTACCAAACGGTAtaaacaggaagaagaagataaaagaagaccaAGTGGGAAGCTCTCGTGTTTCTGATGCCTGTAATGTAGCAAAGGATTCAAGTTCAGGGAGTGCATCAGATGCAGAGATTTTTGAGTGTGAAGATCCTGATTTCACTAACTTTGAGCTGTCGAGGGAAGTGATGTGTTTCAAAGCTGGTCAGACATGGGCAATGTATGATGACATGGGTCGAATGCCTCGTTTCTATGCCATCATCAAAAAAGTCATAAGGAAACCTAGTTTCATGCTCAGAATACAATGGCTAGAGGCTACACCAGATGATGAGAAAGCAATAGAGTGGGTTCGCAAAAACTTGCCCATCTCTGTTGGTAAGTTCAAACTTGGTGACAAAATGGACACAAGTGAAACTCCATCGTTCTCTCATCTGATTCACTGCAGAATAGGAAGCAGGAATGATAGTGTCATGGTATACCCAAGAGTAGGAGAAACATGGGCTCTCTTCAAGAACTGGAACATCAATTGGTCTTCTGGTAACCCGCGTTCTTCCCATGAGCATGAGTATGAGTATGAGTTTGTTGAGATTCTGTCAGAATACGTTGAAGGCGTTGCAATAGAGGTTGCGTTCTTGCGTAAAATAAAAGGCTTTGCAAGTGTCTTTTGTCGAGTTGCACcgggtggtggtggtggatcaTACACATTTAAGATTTCTCCTCATGAGTTGCTTAGATTCTCCCACAGAGTTCCTTCAACCAAATTGACTGGCAAAGAACGAGATGGAGTTCCCGTTGGTTCCTATGAGCTCGATACAGCTGCAGTACCACataagattgaagaagaaccTGTCCCTGTCTTACGACAAGCTGCCAAGTCTAACCAAGTACATTGCTCTCCGCCTTCATCTGAGCCAGACTGTATGGTCATTCCTAATTTTCAGTTCCACAACTTCAGCGCTGATAGATTAGAGGGGAAGTTTGCACCTGGCCAGATATGGTCATTGAACAGAAAAGAGAATGACTTGCCCAAGTGTTACGCCAAGATTCAGCACATAGTATGGAGGCCGGTATTCAAATTGCAGATCAGCCTGCTAGAGCCAAAACCACTTCTTGAGAACGTTGCACACTGGCGAGACAAACAAATGCCAGTCAGTTGCGGGAATTTTATTTTGAAGGAAGGCCGGGACGAGACACTCACTGAAGTGACTGGTTTTTCACAGCAGATTAAGGCAGAACAACATCATTTCAGGAAAGACGAGTACATTGTCCTCCCCAAGACCGGCGAGATTTGGGCATTGTACAAGAACTGGAGTGTGACAATCAAGGCCGCAAGCTTGAAGAAGTGTGAATACGAGGTTGTTGAAGTTCTTGATGAGAATGAGAGCAACATAGAGGTTATGATGTTGGAACGGGTGGATGGATTAATTTCGGTATTCAAGGAAAAACTGGAAGGAGGCATcgatgtgaagaagaagatcccgAGGTGTGAATTGTTGAGATTCTCTCATTGTGTTCCTGCATTCCGCTTAACTGGAGAGAGAGATGGTACTCTTAGAGGCTATCTTGAGCTCGATCCAAGTGCGTTGCCCCTTCACTTGCGCAGATCTTAG